The sequence CTGATAGAGAGCTTCTTCAACCACAAAGGGGTGCAAGGGAGAGAGAACTGCTTCAGGTTTCAATCAATTATGCTTGCAAAGTATTCTGGTGATGCATGCTTCATGCTTACAgttctatttctttttctagGCGGTCAATCAATTAGGTGATGCCAATGAAGTTCTAAACGAACGTGCTGTGGCTGTCATGGCTCGAATGAGTAATAAACTCACTGGACGTGATTTTGCTGCTACCTCTGCATCTTCAAGCTCTCTACAGCATCCACTGGATCACAGTACGTTGATTTCTGGAGAGACGCGTGAAGCTGATCATGGTTTATCAGTGAAATTACAAGTCCAAAAACTTATTCAGCAAGCAATGTCTCATGAAAATCTTTGCCAAAATTATGTTGGGTAAGATCAAGATTCCCATTGCTCCTtcgttttacttttgcttgttCATCTGGTTAAGCTATTAAAGTCTGTTGACTTGCACATTTGGTGCTTGAACTCTTGATCTTTTTGGTGAAATTTGATGTAAAAATGTGTTAGTCCTGAATCTGGTAAAAGGGGGTGCTTTTGATGAATTAGAATTTTAACTGTAGTGTATAAATATTGTGTATTTTGCTCTTTGGACTAATACATGGTTTCCTTGCTTTTTTATTTCAGGTGGTGTCCATTTTGGTAGGTTAAGGGTGATAATTATCTGTATATTTGTACAGTGTTTGATCCTTTGTAGAAGTTCTTGGAAGAAGTCCAGCATGTACAGAACTTAGGTTTTATGTAAAGTCCTAAGTTTGTGGTAGCCAGTTGTTGTATTAAGCAAGGTAGCGTATCGGCAGCATGTAATCTAGCTCCAACAATAAGACTGGTTAGAGTCTGAGAATGGTGAATATTTATTCTGTACAGCTATTTACATAGTGAAATGAACCCTTGTGAAGAGGATAAAGTTGGTTGTCTGCATCTAAAGCCTTCAAGTATTCTTGATCCTAGTTGCTGATGAATGAAATAGTTTCTCTCCAGTCCCCTTAGTCTGATGGATCGACGAACTTCATGATGTAATTGGTTATTGGGTTGTGTCTCATTCTCTTCGAAGCAGGACTTTGTTCTACAGTAAGGCTGATAGGACGAGCCCGATTTCCTTTACCCatctccacttaaataccatGTTTTTGTTCCGTCTATAGCAGGGTTTAAACTTACGACGTGCATCTACTTCACTTGTGGCCTTTCCCACTAGGCCAGAGTCTGGATCCTGGTTATATTAAGTACATTTAATCTTGAGTTTAAGGTGGCGGACTTAAGTTAAACCTTGTTTTGGGTCGCATCATTGGTAGGATTTTATCTTAATAACAATTCGCGCATGCACactatttaatttctttgagttggtaaAGTATATACCTCAAGAATTTTAATAATGTATATATGCTCGGTGCTggcaaataaaatatgaatgtgtGTTTAGAATATTTCACAATTATTGACCattattaaatttatcattattgtAGTTATGATAATATAGTTTAATACTTTTTTGTTAATCATCCAGTCTCTTAAGAGTACTTATTCTTAAAATGCTCCGAAAAGGCCATTTATAATATCCCAAAGGGGTCAGTTTGGTGCGAAGGATAATACAATATAGTTTTAGGATTAAATTATAGTATTActtaatttgttgtttgattGGCAACTTCAGAATAACTTATTCCGGGATTAATAATTAGTATCGAGATAAGTTTATCCCTCTCCTTGGTTGGTATAGTAATCTCGGGATTATTTATCCCGggttaaaataagtaaataacaaaattatctCTTTCAACTCTTCTATTATCCCATTTTTTACATTCATGAAGGACATTTTtataagtaaataattaaattgttcctaaaaatttttattttggattCAACAAACAAAACTcgcaataaaaaaataattccatCATAACTTAAATTCAAACTAAACGATCCTTAAGTCCGAACATCAATAAAACAGAAAAGAGCTGAAGAAGTTAAACATCCTATTATAAGTTGTGTTAAAacctaatttaaatttaatgacTGAATTCACCTCACGTGTCTAATTCACATGCTTAAAGTTGCTATGAAAGTGAGTATACCTAAAAAATTTAATGCactatatatatgatttaaagGTAACCTCAAAATCGACTATATGTATAAATAACACGATCCCAATTTAacccaaaaaaaacaaaatttgttTTCTCTGTGTTGAAATATAACACATTTATTAAATTGCCCTTAAGTTTGGCTGGCTGAGATTGGCCAATATTAATAGACCGTTAAGTTAGGCCAACTATTACCTATTTGTAGCGCCCTTTTCATCTGTTTCAAACAACTTTATAGACATCTGAACTGTCCCTACAGACATTGGACCCCTCTGCTACTAGGGTTCTACTGTTTTTTCCTAACTAAAAACCCCTTCTTTAACAGAAGCATATACTTATTATTCTCCTCCTTGTACATTGAAAACTCCAcacatagtaaaaaaaatatatgtaacaAAATCTTGGCGGAGTTTTCTATAGTTAATAGCTTATGATTTTGTCAACAAGTTTTGATCTTTTCTAAAAAAGCTTTCTTTTTGTGGGATTAACTTTgataagggaatttgggttttggttTTCTTTGTAAAAATGGCAGTAGTGGGAGATTTAGCTTTGATGGGGACTAAGATTAAGTTAATTGGTAAATTTGAGAAAAGGGTATTTGGTGTTCCACTTTCTTCAAGTACAAGATTTAGTTTTTCTCATGTTAAAAACTTGGATGTCAGAAAATCAAGAACTGCAGTCAGAGCAGTGATGCAAGTTGAGAAAATTCAAAGTTCAGGTGAACTGAAAGAAGGGTCTTTAGGCTTTGATGTTGTGTCAGAAAGGGAGCTTAAAGAAAATGGATTTTTGGGGTTAAGGAAGACAAAGCTTGTGTGTACAATTGGACCAGCTTGTTCTTCTATAGATGAGTTGGAGAAATTGGCTATTGCAGGTATGAATGTGGCTAGGCTAAATATGTGTCATAACTCAAGGGAGTGGCATCAAGATGTTATTAGAAAGATTAAGAAGTTGAATCAAGAAAAAGGTTATTGTGTATCAGTTATGATTGATACAGAGGGGAATCAAATACAAGTTGATCATGGCTCTTCATCTTCTGTCAAAGCAGAGGTAATCAACCAAATTCTTTAGAGCCCTTTTTGCTTGCATTATGTTGTTGGGTTAATTTTACATATGCTGTTTGAATTTTATCCTAGGTaagagaaaagtaaaaaaaaaattgattttttgtcACATTAATGTGGTTAAACTTTACCCATAGTAAGGTCTTGCTCAAAAGACTAAAAGGATAGCCCGATGCACTAAGCTTGCTCTATGTTTGGGGTCTGGGGAAGGGGTGGACCACAAGGGCCTGTTGTACTCAGCCTTACGCTGCTTTTCCTCTCAAGAGGCTCGAACTCGTGACCTCTCCTGATCACATGGCAGCAAAACTGGAAGGTCAAATTTCCAGCACTGTGTAATGGctgtttcctttctttttttgcttCACTGAAATgctttttgttgtattttgttttgataaaatatgGAATAGTCACAGATTTTTAAGTGGTCAATTTTTTGTTCTCGAGTCGAAATTTGATCTTGAGGAATTCTGTACTATatattaactaaaaatatttatctgtGACTTTATTGAATTCTGTCCATGTGGTTCATTAGGAGGATTCAATCTGGTACTTTACTACAGAGAAGTTTGAAGGTTCTCGTCCATTTACAATTCAAGCAAATTATGAAGGTTTTTCTGAAGGTAATCtcattgattaaaaaaaaaattgtcacctGTTTTGGTTGTAAAAGGTTAGATTGAGGTTGAATTCTCTTTCTCCTATTTAGGTGTCAATTCTGGTGATGAAATTGTCATTGACGGAGGAATGGCAACTTTTGAAATTATAGAGAAAGTTGGTAATGGTTTGCGCTGCAAGTGCACAGACCCCGGTCTACTTCTGCCTAGAGCTAAGTTGAGTTTTTGGAGAGATGGAAAGCTTTTAGGAAGAGATTATGATCTCCCGACTTTATCAACAAAGGTCAGTAAATTTGTTGCTTGAGTTTTACTCatcgaaaagaaaaaaatatgctCGAATTTAGCTTAAACGGGGCAGTCTATCTTCAACATGCTCTGACTGAGTGTTTGAAATGACATAAATGATTCAATAACTGATAGGCCTCAATGGCCAGTTATCACAATTTTTACGTTTGTTGAACTATTGAGGTTTATATCTATGGTGTGAATGTTGTCAAGAAACTGAATCTCGAACCTTTtatccttttctttttgttgataaAATGAATCTCTTACCTTTCTGATGCACTTGTTATGATCTAACCCAGTGGAACCATAAAGTTGTAACTTCCCTATCAAGAATATATCTGCAAtatgaatttctaatcttgctGATGCGCACTTCATGATCCACAGGATTGGTCAGACATTGTATTTGGAATATCTGAAGATATCGATTTCATTGCAGTTTCATTTGTAAAAGACGCGGAGCCAATCACACATCTGAGGGACTACCTCTCAATTACATCCTCCAAGTAAGTAAAGTTTGTGAgcaaagattattttttaacttcaacAATTATATCCATTTCAGTCCCCTAAAATGCATAATTTTGGTCCACTAATAGCTGCATTCCTTATCATTGGTTAACATTGCTCCGGCTCGTTACTCTAACTTTTCACGTAGGTTCGAAGTGTATTTTGCATAAATCCTTCTGAATTTGATCGCAGGGCAATAAAAGTGTTGGCAAAGATAGAGAGCCTAGAGTCTCTCCGAAGGTTGGAAGAGATTGTTGAGGCTTCCGATGGGATTATGATAGCAAGGGGAGATCTAGGAGTTGAGATTCCACTTGAACAGATTCCATCTGTTCAGAAAGATATTACTTATGTTTGCAGGCAGCTCAACAAGCCCGTTATCGTGGCCTCTCAACTTCTAGAGTCAATGGTCGAATACCCCACTCCAACTAGAGCAGAGGTACTAACCTTTCTTTCCTCGTGattcctttttcattttctgTCTTTTGACAAAATTTTACTAGACCATATCTCTTTTGGGTGGATTCTAGTTTGACATGTACTAGCTAATCTAGCCTTCAACAATCACAAGACCTTTTATGTGATAGGTTGCAGATGTTTCTGAAGCGGTACAACAGTATGCTGATGCATTAATGTTATCTGGTGAGTCAGCCATTGGATCATATGGAATGAAGGCTCTTTCTGTCTTGCGCACAACTAGCACCCGAATGGAACAATCATGTCGCGAAGAGAACAGGCAAACTTTATTGCATCAGCGCAAACTTGGAGCATCTTTACCAGATCAAATTGCTGAGCAAATCTGCAATTGTGCAGTGGAAATGGGTACTTCCCCTTTTTATGTACTTAATGTATATAACAACCTGTTTGTCTTCGATCTTAACCAATTTCCTGTTACATACTCCAGCTGACAACCTAGGGGTGGATGCTATATTTGTGTACACAAGGCATGGGAAGATGGCATCTCTTCTCTCACGCAATCGTCCAAATCCTCCAATATTTGCCTTCACAAACGACAACAGCACACAGATGGCTCTCAATTTGCAATGGGGAGTTACTCCCCTTCTCACTGACCTTTCAGACGACATGGAAGGAAACGTTAAGAAAACAGTCGAACTTATAAAAGCAAAGGGGATGATAAAGAAGGATGATGCTATTTTGGTGGTATCAGATATCATTCTAATTTCTACTGCCAGAACAATTTTCCAGTCCATTCAGGTTA comes from Solanum pennellii chromosome 1, SPENNV200 and encodes:
- the LOC107008384 gene encoding pyruvate kinase isozyme A, chloroplastic-like produces the protein MAVVGDLALMGTKIKLIGKFEKRVFGVPLSSSTRFSFSHVKNLDVRKSRTAVRAVMQVEKIQSSGELKEGSLGFDVVSERELKENGFLGLRKTKLVCTIGPACSSIDELEKLAIAGMNVARLNMCHNSREWHQDVIRKIKKLNQEKGYCVSVMIDTEGNQIQVDHGSSSSVKAEEDSIWYFTTEKFEGSRPFTIQANYEGFSEGVNSGDEIVIDGGMATFEIIEKVGNGLRCKCTDPGLLLPRAKLSFWRDGKLLGRDYDLPTLSTKDWSDIVFGISEDIDFIAVSFVKDAEPITHLRDYLSITSSKAIKVLAKIESLESLRRLEEIVEASDGIMIARGDLGVEIPLEQIPSVQKDITYVCRQLNKPVIVASQLLESMVEYPTPTRAEVADVSEAVQQYADALMLSGESAIGSYGMKALSVLRTTSTRMEQSCREENRQTLLHQRKLGASLPDQIAEQICNCAVEMADNLGVDAIFVYTRHGKMASLLSRNRPNPPIFAFTNDNSTQMALNLQWGVTPLLTDLSDDMEGNVKKTVELIKAKGMIKKDDAILVVSDIILISTARTIFQSIQVMTIT